A portion of the Phyllopteryx taeniolatus isolate TA_2022b chromosome 15, UOR_Ptae_1.2, whole genome shotgun sequence genome contains these proteins:
- the LOC133490208 gene encoding histone H1-like: MAEVAPAPAPAAKATKKKAPKPAKKKVGPSVGELIVKAVAASKERNGVSLAALKKSLVASGYDVDKNKSRVRTAVVNLVTKGTLVQTKGTGASGSFKMNKQAEGKAKAPAKAAAKKTPSKPKKPAVKKATASKKPKTAAAKKTSPKKAAKKPVKAATPKKAAKKPTKSPKKAAAAAAPKKAPAAKKASAAKRSPAKRVAKPKSVKKAAPKKK; this comes from the coding sequence ATGGCAGAAGTAGCTCCAGCTCCAGCTCCAGCGGCTAAAGCGACCAAGAAGAAGGCTCCCAAGCCCGCGAAGAAGAAGGTCGGACCCAGCGTCGGCGAGCTCATCGTCAAGGCTGTGGCCGCGTCCAAGGAGCGCAATGGCGTCTCTCTGGCCGCCCTCAAGAAGTCTCTGGTCGCCTCCGGTTACGACGTGGACAAGAACAAGTCCCGCGTCAGGACCGCCGTCGTGAACTTGGTCACCAAGGGAACTCTCGTCCAGACCAAGGGCACCGGCGCTTCTGGCTCCTTCAAGATGAACAAGCAGGCCGAGGGGAAGGCGAAAGCGCCCGCCAAGGCTGCGGCCAAGAAGACCCCCAGCAAGCCCAAGAAGCCCGCCGTCAAAAAGGCAACAGCGAGCAAGAAGCCCAAAACGGCCGCAGCCAAGAAGACGAGCCCCAAGAAGGCCGCCAAGAAGCCCGTCAAGGCTGCGACGCCCAAGAAAGCGGCCAAGAAGCCCACCAAGAGCcccaagaaggcggcggcggcggcggcgcccaAAAAAGCCCCCGCGGCCAAGAAGGCTTCTGCTGCCAAGAGGAGTCCCGCAAAGAGGGTGGCCAAGCCCAAAAGTGTCAAGAAGGCAGCGCCGAAGAAGAAGTGA
- the LOC133490204 gene encoding histone H2B has protein sequence MPEPAKGAPKKGSKKAVAKSVSKSGRKRKRSRKESYAIYVYKVLKQVHPDTGISSKAMSIMNSFVNDIFERIAAEASRLTHYNKRSTITSREIQTAVRLLLPGELAKHAVSEGTKAVTKYTSSK, from the coding sequence ATGCCTGAGCCAGCAAAGGGCGCGCCCAAGAAGGGCTCCAAGAAAGCCGTCGCCAAGAGCGTCAGCAAGTCCGGCAGAAAGCGAAAGAGGAGCAGGAAGGAGAGCTACGCCATCTACGTGTACAAAGTGCTCAAGCAGGTGCACCCCGACACCGGCATCTCGTCCAAGGCCATGAGCATCATGAACTCGTTCGTCAATGATATCTTCGAGCGTATCGCCGCCGAGGCGTCTCGTCTGACTCACTACAACAAGCGCTCCACCATCACGTCCAGGGAGATCCAGACCGCCGTGCGTCTCCTGTTGCCCGGTGAGCTGGCCAAGCACGCCGTGTCCGAGGGCACCAAGGCCGTCACCAAGTACACCAGCTCCAAGTAG
- the LOC133490198 gene encoding histone H1-like, with the protein MAEVAPAPAPAAKATKKKAPKPAKKKVGPSVGELIVKAVAASKERNGVSLAALKKSLVASGYDVDKNKSRVRTAVVNLVTKGTLVQTKGTGASGSFKMNKQAEGKAKAPAKAAAKKTPSKPKKPAVKKATASKKPKTAAAKKTSPKKAAKKPVKAATPKKAAKKPTKSPKKAAAAAAPKKAPAAKKASAAKRSPAKRVAKPKSVKKAAPKKK; encoded by the coding sequence ATGGCAGAAGTAGCTCCAGCTCCAGCTCCAGCGGCTAAAGCGACCAAGAAGAAGGCTCCCAAGCCCGCGAAGAAGAAGGTCGGACCCAGCGTCGGCGAGCTCATCGTCAAGGCTGTGGCCGCGTCCAAGGAGCGCAATGGCGTCTCTCTGGCCGCCCTCAAGAAGTCTCTGGTCGCCTCCGGTTACGACGTGGACAAGAACAAGTCCCGCGTCAGGACCGCCGTCGTGAACTTGGTCACCAAGGGCACTCTCGTCCAGACCAAGGGCACCGGCGCTTCTGGCTCCTTCAAGATGAACAAGCAGGCCGAGGGGAAGGCGAAAGCGCCCGCCAAGGCTGCGGCCAAGAAGACCCCCAGCAAGCCCAAGAAGCCCGCCGTCAAAAAGGCAACAGCGAGCAAGAAGCCCAAAACGGCCGCAGCCAAGAAGACGAGCCCCAAGAAGGCCGCCAAGAAACCCGTCAAGGCTGCGACGCCCAAGAAAGCGGCCAAGAAGCCCACCAAGAGCcccaagaaggcggcggcggcggcggcgcccaAAAAAGCCCCCGCGGCCAAGAAGGCTTCTGCTGCCAAGAGGAGTCCCGCAAAGAGGGTGGCCAAGCCCAAAAGTGTCAAGAAGGCAGCGCCGAAGAAGAAGTGA
- the LOC133490202 gene encoding histone H2A, protein MSGRGKTGGKARAKAKTRSSRAGLQFPVGRVHRLLRKGNYAQRVGAGAPVYLAAVLEYLTAEILELAGNAARDNKKTRIIPRHLQLAVRNDEELNKLLGGVTIAQGGVLPNIQAVLLPKKTEKAAKSK, encoded by the coding sequence ATGAGCGGAAGAGGCAAGACCGGCGGCAAGGCCCGAGCAAAGGCCAAGACTCGTTCCTCCCGTGCCGGACTGCAGTTCCCGGTCGGTCGCGTCCACAGGCTGCTGCGGAAAGGCAACTACGCCCAGCGCGTCGGCGCCGGCGCCCCCGTCTACTTGGCGGCCGTGCTCGAGTACCTGACCGCTGAGATCCTGGAGTTGGCCGGGAACGCAGCCCGCGACAACAAGAAGACCAGGATCATCCCCCGTCACCTGCAGCTGGCCGTCCGCAACGACGAGGAGCTCAACAAACTCCTGGGCGGAGTGACCATCGCTCAGGGCGGCGTGTTGCCCAACATCCAGGCCGTGCTCCTGCCCAAGAAGACCGAGAAGGCAGCCAAGTCCAAGTAA
- the LOC133490199 gene encoding histone H3, with protein MARTKQTARKSTGGKAPRKQLATKAARKSAPATGGVKKPHRYRPGTVALREIRRYQKSTELLIRKLPFQRLVREIAQDFKTDLRFQSSAVMALQEASEAYLVGLFEDTNLCAIHAKRVTIMPKDIQLARRIRGERA; from the coding sequence ATGGCGAGAACCAAGCAGACCGCCCGCAAGTCCACCGGAGGCAAAGCTCCCAGGAAGCAGCTGGCCACCAAGGCGGCCCGCAAGAGCGCCCcggccaccggcggcgtcaagaAGCCTCACCGTTACAGGCCCGGTACCGTGGCTCTCCGTGAGATCCGTCGCTACCAGAAGTCCACCGAGCTGCTCATCCGCAAGCTGCCCTTCCAGCGCCTGGTCAGGGAGATCGCTCAAGATTTCAAGACCGACCTGCGCTTCCAGAGTTCGGCCGTCATGGCTCTGCAGGAGGCCAGCGAGGCTTACCTGGTCGGCCTGTTCGAGGACACCAACCTGTGCGCCATCCACGCCAAGAGGGTCACCATCATGCCCAAAGACATCCAGCTGGCACGTCGCATCCGAGGGGAGAGAGCATAA
- the LOC133490209 gene encoding histone H2B-like: protein MPEPAKSAPKKGSKKAVAKGVSKSGRKRKRSRKESYAIYVYKVLKQVHPDTGISSKAMSIMNSFVNDIFERIAAEACRLAHYNKRSTITSREIQTAVRLLLPGELAKHAVSEGTKAVTKYTSSK, encoded by the coding sequence ATGCCTGAACCAGCTAAGAGCGCACCCAAGAAGGGCTCAAAGAAAGCCGTCGCCAAGGGCGTCAGCAAGTCCGGCAGAAAGCGTAAGAGGAGCAGGAAGGAGAGCTACGCCATCTACGTGTACAAGGTGCTCAAGCAGGTGCACCCCGACACCGGCATCTCGTCCAAGGCCATGAGCATCATGAACTCGTTCGTCAATGATATCTTCGAGCGTATCGCCGCCGAGGCGTGTCGTCTGGCTCACTACaacaaacgctccaccatcacctCCAGGGAGATCCAGACCGCCGTGCGTCTCCTGTTGCCCGGTGAGCTGGCCAAGCATGCCGTGTCCGAGGGCACCAAGGCCGTCACCAAGTACACCAGCTCCAAGTAG
- the LOC133490189 gene encoding zinc finger protein OZF-like isoform X1 translates to MCARRTAEYEGELCGAKEENTQPRQLPDAVKMQPRAGLCTADISEALRPERQEPEPTHIKKEDEPQPPYIKEEEEEHLHIKEEEEGDIITLSSTGVHLKSEDEGQSEEYSEAEPLSSSSSLHMTRGGDGDHCGGSQADGLLAPLSDSDDSTSHSPSTDDDDDDDDDDDDDQSEGLKTGHTDNKRWKCSECGKTFAYKWGLKQHMRIHTGEKPFACLDCGKIFTQKGYLKIHRRTHTGEKPFVCSICGQRYSQKTNLITHTRTHTGEKPFVCSVCGQRFSENGSLKTHARTHSGEKPFSCSVCSQRFSDKANLTTHTRTHTGEKPFACLVCDQRFTTKIQLTNHTRTHTGEKPFACSACNQRFSQKGNLKTHIRTHTGEKPFACSVCGQKFSENGSLRRHTRKHTGEKPFTCSACGQNFSHKDRVKRHKCARGNSSDQ, encoded by the exons atgtgtgcgagaaggacagcagagtacgagggGGAACTTTGTGGAGCAAAAGAAGAGAACACGCAACCACGTCAACTACCGGACGCTGTAAAAATGCAGCCTCGAGCTGGATTATGCACAGCAG acatcagtgAAGCTCTTCGTCCTGAGCGGCAAGAGCCAGAGCCCACTCACATTAAAAAAGAGGATGAGCCACAGCCCCCTTacatcaaagaggaggaggaagagcacctgcacattaaagaggaagaggagggtgaTATCATCACGTTGTCATCAACTGGTGTCCATTTGAAGAGTGaggatgaaggtcaaagtgaggaatATAGCGAGGCGGAGCCTctaagcagcagctcaagtctaCACATGACAAGAggaggtgatggagaccactgtggaggatcacaagcagatggcctcttagctccactatcagatagtgatGACTCAACTTCACATTCTCCTagcactgatgatgatgatgatgatgatgatgatgatgatgatgatcagtCTGAAGGTCTTAAGACaggtcacactgacaacaaacgctGGAAATGTTCTGAGTGTGGGAAAACTTTTGCTTATAAGTGGGGTTTGAAACaacacatgagaatacacactggagaaaaaccttttgcctgcttagATTGTGGTAAAatattcactcagaagggatacttaaaaatacacagaagaacacacactggggaaaaaccttttgtttgctcaatttgtggtcaaagataTTCTCAAAAAACTAATTTGATAACACACACGAGAActcacactggagagaaaccttttgtctgctcagtttgcggtcaaagattctctgagaacggaagcttaaaaaccCATGCAAGAACACACagtggtgagaaacctttttcctgctcagtttgcagtcaaagattctctgataaGGCAAActtgacaacacacacaagaacacacactggtgagaaaccttttgcatgcttagtttgtgatcaaagattcaccacaaaaatacagttaacaaatcacacaagaacccacactggagagaaaccgttTGCCTGCTCAGCTTGtaaccaaagattctctcagaagggaaacttaaaaacacacataagaacacacactggggagaaaccttttgcctgctcagtttgtggtcaaaaattCTCTGAGAATGGAAGCTtaagaagacacacaagaaaacatactggcgagaaaccttttacctgctcagCTTGTGGCCAAAACTTCTCTCACAAGGATCGGGTAAAGAGACACAAGTGTGCTCGTGGGAATAGCAGTGATCAATGA
- the LOC133490189 gene encoding zinc finger protein OZF-like isoform X2, producing the protein MYPARYVPLTYILGTSFTFSSTDISEALRPERQEPEPTHIKKEDEPQPPYIKEEEEEHLHIKEEEEGDIITLSSTGVHLKSEDEGQSEEYSEAEPLSSSSSLHMTRGGDGDHCGGSQADGLLAPLSDSDDSTSHSPSTDDDDDDDDDDDDDQSEGLKTGHTDNKRWKCSECGKTFAYKWGLKQHMRIHTGEKPFACLDCGKIFTQKGYLKIHRRTHTGEKPFVCSICGQRYSQKTNLITHTRTHTGEKPFVCSVCGQRFSENGSLKTHARTHSGEKPFSCSVCSQRFSDKANLTTHTRTHTGEKPFACLVCDQRFTTKIQLTNHTRTHTGEKPFACSACNQRFSQKGNLKTHIRTHTGEKPFACSVCGQKFSENGSLRRHTRKHTGEKPFTCSACGQNFSHKDRVKRHKCARGNSSDQ; encoded by the exons atgtaccCGGCGCGGTACGTACCGCTCACGTACATTTTGGGCACAAGCttcactttttcatccacag acatcagtgAAGCTCTTCGTCCTGAGCGGCAAGAGCCAGAGCCCACTCACATTAAAAAAGAGGATGAGCCACAGCCCCCTTacatcaaagaggaggaggaagagcacctgcacattaaagaggaagaggagggtgaTATCATCACGTTGTCATCAACTGGTGTCCATTTGAAGAGTGaggatgaaggtcaaagtgaggaatATAGCGAGGCGGAGCCTctaagcagcagctcaagtctaCACATGACAAGAggaggtgatggagaccactgtggaggatcacaagcagatggcctcttagctccactatcagatagtgatGACTCAACTTCACATTCTCCTagcactgatgatgatgatgatgatgatgatgatgatgatgatgatcagtCTGAAGGTCTTAAGACaggtcacactgacaacaaacgctGGAAATGTTCTGAGTGTGGGAAAACTTTTGCTTATAAGTGGGGTTTGAAACaacacatgagaatacacactggagaaaaaccttttgcctgcttagATTGTGGTAAAatattcactcagaagggatacttaaaaatacacagaagaacacacactggggaaaaaccttttgtttgctcaatttgtggtcaaagataTTCTCAAAAAACTAATTTGATAACACACACGAGAActcacactggagagaaaccttttgtctgctcagtttgcggtcaaagattctctgagaacggaagcttaaaaaccCATGCAAGAACACACagtggtgagaaacctttttcctgctcagtttgcagtcaaagattctctgataaGGCAAActtgacaacacacacaagaacacacactggtgagaaaccttttgcatgcttagtttgtgatcaaagattcaccacaaaaatacagttaacaaatcacacaagaacccacactggagagaaaccgttTGCCTGCTCAGCTTGtaaccaaagattctctcagaagggaaacttaaaaacacacataagaacacacactggggagaaaccttttgcctgctcagtttgtggtcaaaaattCTCTGAGAATGGAAGCTtaagaagacacacaagaaaacatactggcgagaaaccttttacctgctcagCTTGTGGCCAAAACTTCTCTCACAAGGATCGGGTAAAGAGACACAAGTGTGCTCGTGGGAATAGCAGTGATCAATGA
- the LOC133490189 gene encoding gastrula zinc finger protein XlCGF8.2DB-like isoform X3: MTRGGDGDHCGGSQADGLLAPLSDSDDSTSHSPSTDDDDDDDDDDDDDQSEGLKTGHTDNKRWKCSECGKTFAYKWGLKQHMRIHTGEKPFACLDCGKIFTQKGYLKIHRRTHTGEKPFVCSICGQRYSQKTNLITHTRTHTGEKPFVCSVCGQRFSENGSLKTHARTHSGEKPFSCSVCSQRFSDKANLTTHTRTHTGEKPFACLVCDQRFTTKIQLTNHTRTHTGEKPFACSACNQRFSQKGNLKTHIRTHTGEKPFACSVCGQKFSENGSLRRHTRKHTGEKPFTCSACGQNFSHKDRVKRHKCARGNSSDQ; the protein is encoded by the coding sequence ATGACAAGAggaggtgatggagaccactgtggaggatcacaagcagatggcctcttagctccactatcagatagtgatGACTCAACTTCACATTCTCCTagcactgatgatgatgatgatgatgatgatgatgatgatgatgatcagtCTGAAGGTCTTAAGACaggtcacactgacaacaaacgctGGAAATGTTCTGAGTGTGGGAAAACTTTTGCTTATAAGTGGGGTTTGAAACaacacatgagaatacacactggagaaaaaccttttgcctgcttagATTGTGGTAAAatattcactcagaagggatacttaaaaatacacagaagaacacacactggggaaaaaccttttgtttgctcaatttgtggtcaaagataTTCTCAAAAAACTAATTTGATAACACACACGAGAActcacactggagagaaaccttttgtctgctcagtttgcggtcaaagattctctgagaacggaagcttaaaaaccCATGCAAGAACACACagtggtgagaaacctttttcctgctcagtttgcagtcaaagattctctgataaGGCAAActtgacaacacacacaagaacacacactggtgagaaaccttttgcatgcttagtttgtgatcaaagattcaccacaaaaatacagttaacaaatcacacaagaacccacactggagagaaaccgttTGCCTGCTCAGCTTGtaaccaaagattctctcagaagggaaacttaaaaacacacataagaacacacactggggagaaaccttttgcctgctcagtttgtggtcaaaaattCTCTGAGAATGGAAGCTtaagaagacacacaagaaaacatactggcgagaaaccttttacctgctcagCTTGTGGCCAAAACTTCTCTCACAAGGATCGGGTAAAGAGACACAAGTGTGCTCGTGGGAATAGCAGTGATCAATGA